One Algibacter sp. L3A6 genomic region harbors:
- a CDS encoding AI-2E family transporter — protein sequence MNSNTISNGILKAIGIILGVALILYFLYQIQSVIGYVAIAAVISLIGRPIVLFLERRLKFKNTIAVIVTMLVLLSLFIGLVGLFIPLVVKQGQNLSLLDIDLLQENIENLYIEILKYFDLHKIDVEQSLKDSNLLSKINFAMIPNFLNSVLSGLGSFSIGLFSVLFISFFFLKDSRLFENGILTFIPANKESRWKNSSTKIKDLLSRYFVGLIFQILILFIIYTIGLLIIGVENPIVIAFLCALLNLIPYVGPLIGAALMLTLTMTSNLDESFSEVILPKTFWVFIVFMIGQLIDNFGSQPVIFSKSVKSHPLEIFLVILITGILFGIIGLIIAVPAYTAIKVILKEFLAENKIVKKLTKGL from the coding sequence ATGAATTCGAACACCATTTCAAACGGTATACTTAAAGCTATTGGTATTATTTTAGGAGTAGCACTCATTTTATATTTTCTATACCAAATACAATCGGTGATTGGTTACGTGGCCATAGCAGCAGTAATTTCATTAATTGGCCGACCTATTGTTCTATTTTTAGAACGTAGATTGAAGTTTAAAAACACCATTGCCGTTATTGTAACTATGCTTGTTTTGTTAAGCTTATTTATAGGTTTGGTTGGCTTATTTATTCCGTTGGTCGTAAAACAAGGTCAAAATTTATCGCTTTTAGATATTGACTTATTACAAGAAAATATCGAAAATTTATATATTGAAATCCTCAAGTATTTTGATTTACATAAAATTGATGTAGAACAATCTTTAAAAGACTCTAACTTACTGTCTAAAATTAATTTCGCTATGATTCCGAACTTTTTAAACTCGGTTTTAAGTGGACTTGGAAGTTTTAGTATTGGTTTATTTTCAGTATTATTTATTTCATTTTTCTTCTTGAAAGATAGCCGCTTATTTGAAAATGGTATTCTAACATTTATTCCCGCGAACAAAGAGTCTCGTTGGAAAAACTCTTCTACTAAAATTAAGGATTTACTATCGCGTTATTTCGTAGGGCTTATTTTTCAAATACTAATTCTATTTATTATTTACACCATTGGTTTACTTATTATTGGTGTAGAAAACCCTATTGTAATCGCTTTTCTATGTGCATTGTTGAACCTTATTCCTTATGTTGGACCGTTAATTGGCGCGGCATTAATGCTAACTTTAACCATGACGAGTAACTTAGACGAAAGCTTTAGCGAAGTTATTTTACCTAAAACATTTTGGGTATTTATTGTATTCATGATTGGGCAACTTATTGATAATTTTGGCAGCCAACCCGTAATATTTTCTAAGAGTGTAAAATCGCATCCGTTAGAAATATTTTTGGTTATTTTAATTACAGGTATTCTTTTTGGCATTATTGGTTTAATAATAGCCGTGCCTGCTTACACTGCTATTAAAGTAATTTTAAAAGAATTTTTAGCTGAAAACAAGATTGTAAAAAAACTAACTAAAGGTTTATAA
- a CDS encoding DUF4159 domain-containing protein, giving the protein MKFIASILFCLFSVGSTAQDLAILKYQGGGDWYGNATALPNLITFCNENINTKINPKVETVEVSSPDIFQYPFIHMTGHGNVFFNETDSENLRNYLISGGFLHIDDNYGMQPYITKELKKVFPNKDLIELPATHPVFNSAFSFPKGLPKIHEHDGKRPQAFGLFEKDRLILLFTYESDLGDGWEDPQIHNDPADVREKALKMGANIVKYAFEH; this is encoded by the coding sequence ATGAAATTCATTGCTTCCATTTTATTTTGTCTGTTTTCGGTGGGTTCTACTGCACAAGATTTGGCAATTTTAAAATATCAAGGTGGTGGTGATTGGTATGGTAATGCCACCGCGTTACCAAACTTAATTACATTTTGTAACGAAAATATTAATACCAAAATAAACCCTAAAGTAGAAACTGTTGAAGTGAGCAGTCCTGATATTTTTCAATATCCTTTTATTCACATGACGGGGCATGGTAATGTGTTTTTTAATGAAACAGATTCCGAAAATTTACGTAACTATTTAATTTCAGGTGGTTTTCTGCATATTGATGATAATTATGGCATGCAGCCTTATATTACAAAGGAACTTAAAAAAGTATTTCCGAATAAAGATTTAATCGAATTGCCAGCCACTCACCCAGTTTTTAATTCGGCTTTTAGTTTCCCTAAAGGTTTACCAAAAATACATGAGCACGATGGCAAACGCCCGCAAGCATTCGGTTTATTTGAAAAAGATAGATTGATATTGCTATTTACTTATGAAAGTGATTTAGGCGATGGTTGGGAAGATCCACAAATACATAACGATCCTGCAGATGTTAGAGAAAAGGCTCTAAAAATGGGAGCTAATATTGTAAAGTATGCTTTTGAACATTAA
- a CDS encoding phosphatidylinositol-specific phospholipase C1-like protein, with protein sequence MKHYNTLLLLFFSFNLFAQHDALHINQIQVIGSHNSYKKAIEDKLYTFLESQSDKMQSLQYDHISIPEQLDLGLRNLEIDVYLDTEGGKFANPKGLQFAEAQEDFDPNKDMTKPGFKVLHIPDIDFRSHYNTLEACLMAIKSWSDANPTHEPIFITLEAKDGDTNRFGTTPEAFTEVGFKKLDDALIAGLGKDKLITPDDVRGEHATLEESVLNNNWPTLKASRGKFLFILDDAKAKRALYIKNHPSLKERVLFVNAKPGTPEAATLIINNPENETISGLVSKGYIIRTRADAGTKEARANDYKHFEDAKKSGAQIITTDYYLPSRFFESDYHISFEGKTYVRENPISSKE encoded by the coding sequence ATGAAACATTACAACACTTTACTCCTTCTATTTTTTAGTTTTAATTTGTTTGCGCAACACGATGCTTTACATATTAATCAAATACAAGTTATAGGTTCTCATAACAGTTATAAAAAGGCTATTGAAGATAAATTGTATACCTTTTTAGAATCACAAAGTGATAAGATGCAATCTCTACAATACGATCATATCTCAATACCAGAACAGTTAGATTTAGGCTTACGAAATTTAGAAATAGATGTTTACCTTGATACAGAAGGCGGGAAATTTGCAAATCCTAAAGGTTTACAGTTTGCCGAGGCGCAAGAAGATTTTGACCCAAATAAAGATATGACAAAACCAGGTTTTAAAGTTTTGCACATACCTGATATCGATTTTAGATCGCATTACAATACTTTAGAAGCTTGTTTAATGGCCATAAAATCCTGGTCTGATGCTAACCCAACGCACGAACCTATATTTATAACTTTAGAAGCCAAAGATGGAGACACTAATAGATTTGGAACTACACCTGAAGCCTTTACTGAAGTTGGTTTTAAAAAATTGGATGATGCTTTAATTGCTGGTCTTGGCAAAGATAAACTTATAACTCCGGACGATGTTAGAGGTGAGCATGCCACCTTAGAAGAATCTGTTTTAAATAATAACTGGCCAACTTTAAAAGCTTCGCGCGGAAAGTTTCTTTTTATTTTAGACGATGCAAAAGCTAAGCGCGCTTTATATATTAAAAACCATCCGTCACTAAAAGAGCGTGTTTTGTTTGTAAATGCAAAACCAGGAACTCCTGAAGCTGCAACTTTAATCATAAATAACCCAGAGAATGAAACCATATCAGGTTTAGTATCTAAAGGCTATATTATTAGAACACGTGCCGATGCCGGAACAAAAGAAGCGAGAGCAAATGATTATAAACATTTTGAAGATGCAAAAAAATCTGGTGCACAAATTATAACAACCGATTATTATTTACCAAGTCGATTTTTTGAAAGTGATTACCACATATCTTTTGAAGGAAAAACATATGTGCGTGAAAACCCTATATCCTCGAAGGAATAA
- a CDS encoding SusC/RagA family TonB-linked outer membrane protein: protein MYTKNNFFTLKNIAFLVLSILLYQTGYANSMPNRYLNFINNAVQTTVKGIVLDESGVPLPGATIILKGTSTGASTDFDGVFSINAAMGQTLQVSFVGYESQYVDVTSTDLKINLKPLNAMLDEVLIVGYGQQTKKDLTGAVTQLSTGDFKKGVNVSPDNLIQGKVAGVRVVQSSGEPGAGVNVSIRGVGSIRSGSSPLFVVDGIPLSNENVSAASPNVGLGSSSAKNPLNFLNTSDIASITVLKDASAAAIYGARGSNGVVIITTKKGKTGEASITVDSYLSIASVIKKTDVLSASEYRNAITDVAYDHGGATDWQDELLRSAVTHNNNFSFAKKTDSGNYYTSLSFMDQEGIVETSGFKRTTARLNAEESFLDNKRLKVKVNLTASQINETGVPNGADAGSDGQLIIHALMANPTQPVFTEDGDFTNFNLNQNYNPMYLLDIYDDHTQTLRVLGNLETTFRIIDGLEYKFNYGIDRSVSERNSTIYPNATDRTPDGAYVQNNLESESVLMEHYLTYRFGLNKSKFEVLGGFSYQEFDFSGTTFSLIGIDEKGTGVAPEYDPGYSGEQSGVSGYAQRNELQSYFGRLNYNFDDKYLLTASLRADGSTRFGENNKYGYFPSFALGWNLDNENFISEVDDIDQLKFRMSWGQTGNQEVQNKITQASYSQSASGGYYLYDDYNLINGIVVNRTANPDLKWEVVEQLNVGLDFSLWNNKLYGSLDYYNKTTTDAILNISSEPLSPTTTIWKNIDGKIVNKGFEFALGSKIINTEDFSWSVDVNGATLDNEIQNLPVSEIYSGSVAGPGLSGVFANIYKSGYEAGSFFMLKHLGFDADGNDIFEDFNGDSVINTEDRQIFEGALPNFTFGLNTNLSYKRWDLSLAFIGQTGGLLVNNTNLALNINNIVSDRNVLSQFYNDGASFTNQPQLSTLYLEKSDFIRLNNARLGYSIDTDALNITWLQGLNLYVSGQNIFTITNYSGFDPLVNSPRASGGNQSIGIDYTTYPSSRSFLLGATLKL, encoded by the coding sequence ATGTACACTAAAAATAATTTTTTTACACTAAAAAACATAGCTTTTTTAGTTTTATCTATTCTTTTATACCAAACTGGGTATGCAAATAGTATGCCTAATAGATATTTAAATTTCATAAATAATGCTGTTCAAACAACTGTAAAAGGCATTGTTTTAGACGAATCTGGAGTGCCATTACCTGGAGCTACCATTATTTTAAAAGGAACTTCAACAGGTGCTTCTACCGATTTTGATGGCGTATTTTCTATTAATGCGGCAATGGGGCAAACACTTCAAGTGTCTTTTGTAGGTTACGAATCTCAGTACGTTGATGTAACTTCTACAGATTTAAAAATTAACTTAAAGCCGTTAAACGCGATGTTAGATGAAGTTCTAATTGTAGGTTACGGCCAACAAACAAAAAAGGATTTAACAGGTGCAGTAACTCAGCTTTCTACTGGCGATTTTAAAAAGGGAGTTAATGTATCTCCAGATAATTTAATTCAAGGTAAAGTTGCAGGTGTACGTGTTGTGCAATCTAGTGGCGAGCCTGGTGCAGGTGTTAATGTTTCCATTCGTGGTGTAGGGTCTATCCGTAGTGGTAGTTCGCCGTTATTTGTGGTAGATGGTATACCGCTAAGTAACGAAAACGTTAGTGCTGCCAGCCCGAATGTTGGTTTGGGTAGTTCTAGCGCTAAAAACCCATTAAACTTTTTAAACACTAGCGATATTGCTTCTATTACAGTTTTAAAAGATGCATCGGCCGCAGCTATTTATGGTGCTAGAGGTTCTAATGGTGTTGTAATTATCACTACTAAAAAAGGAAAAACAGGTGAGGCTTCTATTACTGTAGACTCTTATTTAAGTATCGCTTCTGTGATTAAAAAAACAGATGTTTTATCGGCTAGTGAATACAGAAACGCCATTACAGATGTAGCTTACGATCATGGTGGGGCTACCGATTGGCAAGATGAGTTATTGCGTAGTGCTGTAACGCATAACAACAACTTCTCGTTTGCTAAAAAGACGGACAGCGGAAACTATTATACCTCTTTATCATTTATGGATCAGGAAGGTATTGTTGAAACGAGTGGTTTTAAAAGAACAACAGCACGTTTAAATGCTGAAGAGTCGTTTTTAGACAACAAACGTTTAAAGGTTAAAGTGAATTTAACAGCCAGTCAAATTAACGAAACAGGAGTTCCAAATGGAGCAGATGCTGGATCGGATGGACAATTAATTATTCATGCATTAATGGCAAACCCAACACAACCTGTTTTTACTGAAGATGGTGATTTTACCAATTTCAACTTAAACCAGAATTATAACCCGATGTATTTATTGGATATTTATGATGACCATACGCAAACGCTACGTGTTTTAGGGAATCTAGAAACAACTTTCAGAATTATAGATGGTTTAGAATACAAGTTTAATTATGGTATAGACCGTTCGGTTTCCGAAAGAAATTCTACTATTTATCCAAATGCTACAGATAGAACGCCAGATGGTGCTTATGTTCAGAATAATTTAGAGTCTGAAAGTGTTTTAATGGAGCATTATTTAACCTACCGATTTGGTTTAAACAAAAGTAAGTTTGAAGTTTTAGGAGGTTTCTCTTATCAAGAATTCGATTTCTCTGGAACTACATTTTCTTTAATAGGTATAGATGAAAAAGGTACAGGGGTAGCTCCAGAATACGATCCTGGTTATTCTGGCGAGCAATCTGGAGTTAGCGGATATGCGCAAAGAAATGAGTTGCAATCTTACTTTGGAAGATTAAACTATAATTTTGATGACAAATATTTACTTACAGCTTCATTAAGAGCCGATGGTTCTACACGTTTTGGAGAAAATAATAAATATGGTTATTTCCCATCGTTTGCTTTAGGTTGGAATTTAGATAACGAAAACTTTATTAGTGAAGTAGACGATATTGATCAATTAAAATTCAGAATGAGTTGGGGACAAACTGGTAACCAAGAGGTACAGAATAAAATTACTCAAGCCAGTTATTCGCAATCGGCTTCAGGTGGATATTATTTGTATGACGATTACAATTTAATAAACGGTATTGTGGTAAACCGTACCGCAAACCCAGATTTAAAATGGGAAGTTGTAGAACAATTAAACGTTGGTTTAGATTTCAGTTTATGGAATAACAAGCTTTACGGATCTTTGGATTATTATAATAAAACGACAACCGATGCTATTTTGAATATTTCTTCGGAACCATTAAGTCCTACTACAACCATTTGGAAAAACATCGATGGAAAAATTGTAAACAAAGGTTTTGAGTTTGCTTTAGGTAGCAAAATTATTAATACCGAAGATTTTTCATGGAGCGTAGATGTTAATGGAGCAACTTTAGATAATGAAATACAAAATCTACCAGTATCAGAAATATACTCAGGGAGTGTTGCAGGTCCTGGTTTATCAGGGGTTTTTGCCAATATCTATAAAAGCGGATACGAGGCTGGTTCTTTCTTTATGTTGAAACATTTAGGGTTTGATGCTGATGGAAACGATATTTTTGAAGATTTTAATGGTGATAGCGTTATTAATACTGAAGATCGTCAAATATTTGAAGGCGCACTTCCAAATTTCACCTTTGGTTTAAATACAAACTTAAGTTACAAACGATGGGATTTAAGTCTTGCTTTCATTGGGCAAACAGGAGGTTTATTGGTTAATAACACTAACCTAGCACTAAACATCAATAATATTGTTTCAGATAGAAATGTATTATCTCAGTTTTATAACGATGGTGCGAGTTTTACAAACCAACCACAATTATCTACGTTGTACTTAGAAAAATCAGATTTTATTCGTTTAAATAATGCAAGACTTGGCTATTCTATAGATACCGATGCGCTTAACATAACGTGGTTACAAGGTTTGAACCTTTACGTTAGCGGACAAAATATTTTTACAATCACTAATTATTCAGGATTCGATCCTTTGGTTAACAGCCCACGTGCTTCAGGAGGAAATCAATCTATTGGTATAGATTACACTACTTATCCTTCTTCGAGATCATTTTTACTTGGTGCAACTTTAAAATTATAA
- a CDS encoding 16S rRNA (uracil(1498)-N(3))-methyltransferase, producing the protein MQLFYNPDINENTTQFSFEKEESRHIVKVLRKQVGDTLHITNGKGWLFSAQISIPNINKCTAEIVSKTLQPKKKYNLHLAVAPTKMNDRYEWFLEKATEIGIDSITPIICDHSERKIIKTERFERIIQSATKQSLSCYLPELKEAVPFKTFVNQDFSGHLFIAHCEETDKKSLKNELQPKQDITILIGPEGDFSVKEIDLALQNKFIPVTLGETRLRTETAAIVACHSVSFINEM; encoded by the coding sequence ATGCAACTATTCTATAATCCCGACATAAACGAAAACACAACACAATTTTCTTTTGAAAAAGAAGAAAGCAGGCATATTGTAAAAGTGCTTCGTAAACAAGTTGGAGATACTTTGCATATTACAAATGGAAAAGGTTGGCTCTTTTCTGCTCAAATATCGATACCCAATATCAATAAATGCACAGCAGAAATTGTATCCAAAACATTACAACCTAAAAAAAAATATAACTTACACCTAGCGGTCGCTCCTACTAAAATGAACGACCGCTATGAGTGGTTTTTAGAAAAAGCCACAGAAATAGGCATCGACAGCATTACACCTATTATTTGCGACCATAGTGAACGTAAAATTATTAAAACTGAGCGTTTTGAGCGCATTATTCAATCGGCAACAAAACAATCTTTAAGTTGCTATTTACCAGAATTAAAAGAGGCAGTGCCTTTTAAAACCTTTGTAAATCAAGACTTTTCTGGACATTTATTTATAGCACATTGCGAAGAAACCGATAAGAAATCTTTAAAAAACGAACTTCAACCTAAACAAGATATCACTATTTTAATTGGTCCAGAAGGTGATTTTTCGGTTAAAGAAATAGATCTAGCACTTCAAAACAAATTTATTCCTGTAACTTTGGGAGAAACACGTTTACGCACAGAAACTGCGGCTATTGTTGCCTGTCATTCTGTTTCGTTTATTAATGAAATGTAA
- a CDS encoding RagB/SusD family nutrient uptake outer membrane protein → MKISNKISKIASVFMVGALVFSCTDLNEEVIDEVIGGESSNPESAMAAAYGQLANRTFTDHGNVFGLQEYPTDECMLPTRGSDWGDGGKWRALTEFTWGTNNAAVAGTWNNLTSGITKTLTAIESLEQNPDYANYDLFLAEAQGLLALYVYNTLDLFNQAPYRDPFTAGAPLEILQGETEIDNLIADVESIIPNLVNLGEQQTYNGRFTKQAAYALLADMYLNRAVFKDRYNASSSFNFTETAVDNNGSDMDKVIYYTSLLIDGSFSLESNYFKNFDIDNGSGSEIIFAIVQENDNIRTSDNDFAYMSTGRAQKQTPDNRGTNGSCVEPEFYYTWDGNHDDPRFHRYYQYGDGTWFMNDGTTGSVPAEDTRTDTGKLLVHFNRGLQVGQQYGPTLDGKGGFNMTADGRIEISKLYMEKNTTTPMDYTPDLDFSNPVEAVFSQDQINRGVRNFKWEFDPNYGNGNSAVDVPLYRLGGMYCMRAEAYFRNGETALALADINMLRTSRTREALFGNAPGVAITSLDETTLYNEIGFEMYWEMYRRKQMIRFGTFDEPYTAKPITEPYLRVYAIPQATIDVTAEISQNFGYIN, encoded by the coding sequence ATGAAAATTTCAAATAAAATATCAAAAATAGCTTCCGTATTCATGGTTGGTGCACTCGTTTTTAGTTGTACAGATTTGAATGAAGAAGTGATAGACGAAGTTATTGGTGGAGAAAGCTCTAACCCTGAAAGCGCCATGGCTGCGGCTTATGGCCAATTAGCAAATAGAACGTTTACCGATCACGGTAATGTGTTTGGTTTACAAGAATATCCAACCGATGAGTGTATGCTGCCAACCCGCGGAAGTGACTGGGGCGATGGTGGAAAATGGCGTGCATTAACCGAGTTTACTTGGGGAACAAACAATGCAGCAGTTGCCGGTACTTGGAATAATTTAACGAGCGGAATCACTAAAACCTTAACGGCAATTGAGTCTTTAGAGCAAAATCCAGATTATGCAAATTACGATTTGTTTTTAGCAGAAGCTCAAGGTTTATTGGCTTTATATGTTTACAATACGTTAGATTTATTTAACCAAGCGCCATACAGAGATCCGTTTACAGCGGGTGCGCCTTTAGAAATTCTTCAAGGTGAAACTGAAATTGATAACCTTATTGCCGATGTAGAAAGTATTATACCAAACCTTGTTAATTTAGGTGAGCAACAAACCTATAATGGGCGTTTTACAAAACAAGCGGCTTATGCATTACTGGCAGATATGTACTTAAATAGAGCTGTTTTTAAAGATCGTTATAATGCCAGTTCTAGTTTTAATTTTACGGAAACTGCTGTAGATAATAATGGTAGCGATATGGATAAAGTTATTTATTACACATCATTATTAATTGATGGTAGCTTTAGTTTAGAGAGTAACTATTTTAAGAATTTTGATATTGACAATGGCAGCGGTTCTGAAATTATTTTTGCCATTGTTCAAGAAAATGATAACATACGTACTAGCGATAACGATTTTGCGTACATGTCTACAGGGCGTGCACAAAAGCAAACACCAGATAATCGTGGTACAAACGGATCTTGTGTAGAACCTGAGTTTTACTACACTTGGGATGGAAATCATGACGATCCTCGTTTTCACCGTTACTACCAATATGGTGATGGTACTTGGTTTATGAACGATGGAACTACAGGCAGTGTACCTGCTGAAGATACTAGAACAGATACAGGAAAGTTACTTGTACATTTTAACCGTGGTTTACAAGTAGGGCAGCAGTATGGCCCAACTTTAGACGGAAAAGGTGGTTTTAATATGACAGCTGATGGACGTATTGAAATCAGTAAATTGTATATGGAAAAAAACACAACAACACCAATGGATTATACTCCAGATTTAGATTTTAGTAACCCAGTAGAAGCTGTATTTTCTCAAGATCAAATTAATCGAGGTGTACGTAACTTTAAGTGGGAATTCGATCCTAACTATGGTAACGGAAACTCTGCTGTAGATGTGCCGTTATACCGTTTAGGAGGAATGTATTGTATGCGTGCAGAAGCTTATTTCCGTAACGGAGAAACAGCTTTAGCGCTTGCCGATATCAATATGTTAAGAACAAGTAGAACGCGTGAAGCCCTTTTCGGAAATGCGCCAGGTGTTGCTATTACTTCTTTAGATGAAACAACATTATACAACGAAATTGGTTTTGAAATGTATTGGGAAATGTATAGAAGAAAACAGATGATACGTTTTGGAACTTTTGATGAACCTTATACAGCCAAACCAATTACGGAGCCGTATTTAAGAGTTTATGCTATCCCTCAGGCTACTATCGATGTAACCGCTGAAATTAGTCAAAATTTCGGGTATATCAATTAA
- a CDS encoding peptidylprolyl isomerase, translating into MTKLFFISAFIGFSSFLNAQKSIEKELELVETPEQIEQFLESKNSKKNKLITFNEEKHKTNLAKELFDMRLGGTKVNENEYEKTVYKVVKKNKKTYYRVAYIYLDGTKYKRNEINNLRDKIIAKYHNGAPFDFLSKQYSMDDNANKGGDLGWFLSGEVHPDFENAIISSEHHLNDIFTVDVAEKNWYYVVLKTHEPKDIAEIEVLKIVEAKN; encoded by the coding sequence ATGACCAAACTTTTTTTTATTTCAGCCTTTATAGGCTTTTCATCTTTTTTGAACGCACAAAAATCAATCGAAAAAGAATTAGAACTTGTTGAAACTCCAGAACAAATTGAACAATTTCTAGAGTCGAAAAATTCTAAAAAAAACAAACTTATTACCTTTAATGAGGAAAAACACAAAACAAATTTAGCAAAAGAGCTTTTCGATATGCGCCTTGGAGGTACTAAGGTTAACGAAAACGAATACGAGAAAACCGTATATAAAGTTGTTAAAAAAAACAAGAAAACCTATTACAGAGTTGCTTATATTTATCTAGACGGTACTAAATACAAACGAAATGAAATTAATAACTTGCGTGATAAAATTATTGCAAAATACCATAACGGAGCACCGTTTGATTTTTTATCTAAGCAATACTCTATGGACGATAATGCCAATAAAGGAGGCGATTTAGGTTGGTTTTTATCAGGAGAAGTACATCCTGATTTTGAAAACGCAATAATAAGCAGCGAACATCACTTAAATGATATTTTTACTGTTGATGTTGCTGAAAAAAACTGGTATTATGTAGTTTTAAAAACACATGAACCTAAAGACATCGCAGAAATTGAAGTTTTAAAAATTGTTGAAGCAAAAAACTAA
- a CDS encoding TrmH family RNA methyltransferase produces MQLTHYTTNFKKRTFPIILVCDNVTNAPNIGSLFRMADAFGIEKLVLCGENIQLGRKISKTSRATEKVVNFDICPSALEVVKELKENNHHIISLEITDKSKPIHTAKFSNEKSIVLVIGDEKFGVSEAILNLSDAVFHIDMFGQNSSMNVVQATNIAVYEITKQLS; encoded by the coding sequence TTGCAACTCACCCACTACACCACCAACTTCAAAAAACGTACATTTCCAATCATTTTGGTATGCGATAATGTTACCAATGCACCAAATATTGGTAGTTTATTTAGAATGGCAGATGCTTTTGGTATTGAAAAATTGGTGCTTTGTGGTGAAAACATTCAGTTGGGACGAAAAATATCAAAAACATCACGAGCAACAGAAAAAGTAGTTAATTTCGATATATGTCCATCGGCTTTAGAGGTTGTAAAAGAATTAAAAGAAAACAATCATCATATTATTTCTTTAGAAATAACGGATAAAAGTAAACCAATCCACACCGCTAAATTTTCAAATGAAAAATCTATTGTTTTAGTTATTGGTGATGAAAAATTTGGTGTTTCCGAAGCTATTTTAAATCTTTCAGATGCAGTATTTCATATTGATATGTTTGGCCAAAACAGCAGTATGAATGTTGTGCAAGCCACAAATATTGCTGTTTACGAAATCACAAAGCAACTTTCATAA
- a CDS encoding class I SAM-dependent methyltransferase, which yields MNISILHTEIQDFIDTHLKADINSVLLKGTNFEAIETSEIIEQIEAKKRSEKKLATWFNAEKIYFPNKLNIEQTSSEVTAKYKADLMQGDAVIDLTGGFGVDCYYFSKRFKKVTHCEINPKLSQIVSHNYKQLHVENIETQTVDGIEYLKSLDSQFDWIYIDPSRRHDSKGKVFFLNDCLPNVPTHLDLLFKRSKNIMIKTSPLLDLSVGIGELKYVKTIHVVAVNNEVKELLWILEADFNGGISIETCNIKKEKADVFSFILDEEKTTDSNYSLPLTFLYEPNSAILKSGAFDSISNQLQVYKLHKHSHLYTNSTLIDFPGRTFKIEDILPYNKKEIKKRGLNKANITTRNFPETVQNIRKKFNIKDGGELYVFFTTDLDNNKVVLITKRVTS from the coding sequence TTGAATATTTCTATACTACATACTGAGATTCAAGATTTTATTGATACTCATTTAAAGGCGGATATAAACTCCGTTCTATTAAAAGGCACAAATTTTGAAGCTATTGAAACTAGCGAAATTATCGAACAAATTGAAGCAAAAAAACGAAGCGAAAAGAAGTTAGCTACTTGGTTTAATGCTGAAAAAATTTATTTTCCTAATAAACTAAATATAGAGCAAACCTCTTCTGAGGTTACAGCAAAATATAAAGCGGATTTAATGCAAGGCGATGCTGTAATCGACTTAACCGGTGGCTTTGGAGTAGATTGCTATTATTTCTCAAAACGCTTTAAAAAGGTTACGCATTGCGAAATAAACCCAAAATTATCTCAAATAGTTAGTCATAATTACAAACAGTTACATGTTGAAAATATAGAAACACAAACTGTTGATGGTATTGAGTATTTAAAAAGCCTTGATTCTCAATTCGATTGGATTTATATAGACCCTTCTAGGCGACATGATAGCAAGGGAAAAGTTTTCTTTTTAAATGATTGCTTACCTAATGTACCTACGCATTTAGATTTACTTTTTAAAAGAAGTAAAAATATTATGATTAAAACATCACCGCTTCTCGATTTATCGGTTGGTATTGGTGAATTAAAGTATGTAAAAACCATCCATGTTGTAGCTGTAAATAACGAAGTAAAAGAATTACTTTGGATTTTAGAAGCTGATTTCAATGGAGGTATCAGTATTGAAACATGCAATATTAAAAAGGAAAAAGCAGACGTTTTTAGTTTTATTTTAGATGAAGAAAAAACGACTGATTCTAATTACAGCCTACCACTCACCTTTCTTTACGAGCCTAACTCGGCTATTTTAAAATCTGGCGCTTTCGATTCTATTTCGAATCAATTACAAGTTTATAAACTTCATAAACATTCGCATTTGTACACCAATAGTACTTTAATAGATTTCCCTGGAAGGACTTTTAAAATTGAAGATATTTTACCGTATAACAAAAAAGAGATAAAAAAAAGAGGTTTAAATAAAGCGAACATCACCACGAGAAATTTCCCGGAAACGGTACAAAATATCAGAAAAAAATTCAACATTAAAGATGGTGGCGAACTCTACGTGTTTTTCACTACAGATTTAGATAATAACAAGGTGGTCCTTATTACTAAACGGGTAACTTCTTAA